The genomic region CGCGGCAGTGTCGGGAGGTAGGGTCGGAAGCTTTGGTGCCCGGCGGCGACGTGGGAGGTGGGGGCGTTGGGGGAGGTGTGTCTGCACCGACTGCTGGCAGAGGCACCAGTAAATGGGCGGCAACGGcgacgcggcggaggcgggcgaGGGTTTGCTGTCGATATGGAGTGGGAGAggatggccaatgtgccaccgactagCGGACCAGGGGTGGAGTAGGCGGGCGCCGCGCTTGTCCGTTTCATGTCTGCGTCGACGCAAATGAGGCTTAAAATTGGACCGGGAATGGGTCGCCAGGCAGACGAAGTGCACGTCCGTCCGTTTAGGTCGGCGTGTTGGGGCGACTTTTCCTGATTGGGATACGCCAACAAGGCCGGACAAGAAAAATAAATTTGTTCTTGACAATAATTGTGGAACTATTCAAAGATGATACTAGTATATTGGTTCGTCCTACTTTCATAAGAGGAAGCAACAAATCGGTATGTGAAACGTGTCAAGTTACAATAGCACCAGAACAAAAAAGCAAAATAGGCAATCAGCTTCACATCTCTCTCAAACCAAACCAGTCAACACAACCACTGGTCAGTAGTATCGCAGGAAGAAATCGCCATGGATAGCTACTCGCGCTGGTCACTGACAGCGCCATCGTAGATTATTTGTAGACGAGATTgcacaagaagaaggaaacaaaaTCAGCATTGCAATCTCTTACCAGTCAACACACGGACCAGTCAGCCATGGCGATCAGTCACTGGACGAACTGTTTTGTACCGTCCACACACATGCCACGCACGATCCACAACTGCGCTGCTGCAAAGATAACCATTACTGTCTGAGTACGTGGCCTCACGCAGCTATGGCGGCCGGCAGCGTCGGCGTCTCCGAGAGCAAtgacggaggaggaggcggaagggtCACCATGTTCGTGGTGCTGTCGTGCATCACCGCCGGCATGGGCGGCGCCATCTTCGGCTACGACATCGGGATCGCGGGCGGGGTGTCGTCCATGGAGCCGTTCCTGCGCAAGTTCTTCCCGGAGGTGTACCGTCGGATGAAGGGCGACTCTCATGTCAGCAACTACTGCAAGTTCGACAGCCAGATGCTCACCGCCTTCACCTCATCGCTCTACGTCGCCGGCCTGCTCACCACCTTCCTCGCCTCCGGCGTCACGGCCCGTCTTGGCCGCCGCCCGTCCATGCTCCTTGGCGGTGCCGCTTTCCTCGCCGGCGCGGCTGTCGGAGGCTCGTCGCTGAACGTCTACATGGCCATCCTGGGGCGCGTGCTCCTCGGCGTCGGGCTGGGCTTCGCCAACCAGGCCGTCCCGCTGTACCTGTCGGAGATGGCGCCGCCGCGGCACCGCGGCGCGTTCAGCAACGGCTTCCAGTTCAGCGTCGGCGTCGGCGCGCTCGCGGCCAACGTCATCAACTTCGGCACGGAGAAGATCAAGGGAGGCTGGGGTTGGCGCGTCTCGCTGTccctcgccgccgtgccggccggGCTCCTGCTCGTCGGCGCGGTCTTCCTCCCGGAGACGCCCAACAGCCTCGTCCAGCAGGGCAAGGACCGCCGGGATGTGGCGCTCTTGCTGCGTAAGATCCGCGGCATCCATGACGTCGACCACGAGCTTGACGGCATCGTCGCGGCCGCCGACAGCGCCACGGCGGCCGGCAGCAGCGGCCTGCGGATGCTCCTCACCCAACGGAGGTACCGGCCGCAGCTGGTTATGGCGGTGGCGATCCCTTTCTTCCAGCAGGTGACAGGGATCAACGCGATCGCCTTCTACGCGCCCGTGCTGCTGCGCACGATCGGCATGGGCGAGAGCGCGTCGCTCCTGTCCTCGGTGGTCACGGGGGTCGTCGGCGCggcctccaccctcctctcc from Triticum aestivum cultivar Chinese Spring chromosome 4A, IWGSC CS RefSeq v2.1, whole genome shotgun sequence harbors:
- the LOC123082973 gene encoding hexose carrier protein HEX6 — protein: MAAGSVGVSESNDGGGGGRVTMFVVLSCITAGMGGAIFGYDIGIAGGVSSMEPFLRKFFPEVYRRMKGDSHVSNYCKFDSQMLTAFTSSLYVAGLLTTFLASGVTARLGRRPSMLLGGAAFLAGAAVGGSSLNVYMAILGRVLLGVGLGFANQAVPLYLSEMAPPRHRGAFSNGFQFSVGVGALAANVINFGTEKIKGGWGWRVSLSLAAVPAGLLLVGAVFLPETPNSLVQQGKDRRDVALLLRKIRGIHDVDHELDGIVAAADSATAAGSSGLRMLLTQRRYRPQLVMAVAIPFFQQVTGINAIAFYAPVLLRTIGMGESASLLSSVVTGVVGAASTLLSMFLVDRFGRRTLFLAGGTQMLGSQLLIGAIMAAKLGDDGGVSKGWAATLIFLIAVYVAGFGWSWGPLGWLVPSEIFPLEVRSSGQGVTVATSFVFTVFVAQTFLAMLCRMRAGIFFFFAAWLAAMTAFVYLLLPETRGVPIEQVDRVWREHWFWRRVLGMGSEEAPASGKL